In Brettanomyces nanus chromosome 3, complete sequence, a single genomic region encodes these proteins:
- a CDS encoding uncharacterized protein (BUSCO:EOG09344FLI) — protein sequence MANQDLQSQYSNYQQIIGTLNDKLSQLDSDLGEHKVVLDSLNKLPEDRRCWRMVDSSLIELQCKEARGVLKNRIEGMEKSIKNLSEETHKKQEEFVDWKQKNNVRIVKAN from the exons ATGGCAAATCAAG atcttcaatctcaatACAGTAACTACCAACAGATTATAGGAACGCTGAACGACAAATTGAGTCAATTGGACTCTGATTTAGGCGAACATAAAGTGGTTCTAGATTCACTAAATAAACTACCCGAGGATAGAAGATGCTGGCGAATGGtagattcttctctcatTGAACTTCAATGCAAAGAGGCAAGAGGTGTACTTAAAAATAGGATTGAAGGAATGGAGAAGAGCATTAAGAATCTAAGTGAAGAGACACATAAGAAACAGGAGGAATTCGTGGAttggaagcagaagaataACGTGCGTATAGTGAAGGCCAATTGA
- a CDS encoding uncharacterized protein (BUSCO:EOG09342R65), with amino-acid sequence MPITNNDDEVIITSPSNGKTQLKVLKYGATVYSWTVNGKEQLWLSDAAKLDGSKPVRGGIPLVFPVFGKSTDASVSKMPQHGFARRSTWEFLGQTTENPPAVQFGLGPELADQEVYSKWDNGDNDFTLVLTLTLENDSIRTRIDISNPDKKPWKFNWLFHSYLKVDDIEDVLVNNLPGEICYDQVIEESYEEREPAVNFAGELDRIYQNVSTKKLLQVIEMGKVVHNVRRKNLPDVVIWNPWTDKSKGMADFEPKNGYLKMICVEPGYVHDFVTLKPGEKWSGEQIIYKGDAVKMQSV; translated from the coding sequence ATGCCAATTACaaacaatgatgatgaggtgATCATTACCTCCCCTTCTAATGGTAAGACTCAACTTAAGGTGTTGAAATATGGTGCCACGGTGTACTCATGGACCGTCAACGGCAAGGAGCAGCTCTGGCTCTCGGATGCTGCCAAATTGGATGGCTCCAAGCCTGTGAGGGGTGGCATTCCACTTGTTTTTCCAGTCTTTGGTAAATCTACTGACGCTAGTGTCTCTAAAATGCCTCAGCACGGATTTGCCAGACGATCGACTTGGGAATTCCTTGGCCAGACCACCGAAAATCCCCCAGCAGTCCAGTTTGGCTTGGGCCCAGAATTGGCAGATCAAGAGGTCTACAGTAAGTGGGATAATGGAGACAACGATTTTACTCTTGTGTTAACTCTTACACTTGAGAATGACAGTATTAGGACCAGAATTGATATCAGCAATCCCGATAAGAAGCCTTGGAAGTTCAACTGGCTTTTCCACTCTTACTTGAAAGTCGACGATATTGAAGACGTGTTAGTTAACAACTTACCTGGAGAGATTTGTTACGATCAggttattgaagagagCTATGAGGAAAGAGAGCCTGCGGTGAATTTTGCAGGCGAATTGGACAGAATTTACCAAAACGTGTCGACCaagaagcttcttcaagtgaTTGAGATGGGGAAAGTGGTTCATAATGTCCGGAGAAAGAACTTGCCTGATGTGGTTATCTGGAATCCATGGACGGACAAATCCAAGGGCATGGCTGATTTCGAGCCGAAGAATGGCTATTTAAAGATGATCTGTGTGGAGCCTGGTTATGTTCATGACTTTGTAACGTTGAAGCCCGGTGAAAAATGGAGTGGCGAGCAGATAATATACAAAGGTGATGCTGTCAAAATGCAGAGTGTTTAA
- a CDS encoding uncharacterized protein (EggNog:ENOG41) has translation MLRSITTSSIKQGQRVSAKAFQHQPPGPGHHKPQRFFSSMVEQQQQSQQQQQQPQQSRSSGSAKFFSTVQPSSMASNGYAGVAPNNEAGTSSAVTNLASSDHLDPNYYKLIRDFDQCLGENSTYDLATGRISGGVDKFWTAVRRIIPIYRSLVYSNLLKEKRMAEFVSLLRNGLRIHRLELSKMKKNLDKDANNPIKDIHHLLTCAIREVSYNLLDGLVVMNSHGLTHLFKAYKDLGFTYEAVHIWETGKNSRKLHHLFTSEPVLGSIFPFLVESGDFDFQEVWDMYSRIKASKGPDEKLHNELQVGMIRVCLFKSKTNDALQIFKQLTGDVYSTFNAKGVDPPINVKSYMTMAHLSFIGFCKDIDTADYFFSDAVSESMPYLTPLQLNFIKKYLANTWQVTHDYQRVKKIWLITWKHYESRRTSNSSVSSSLNDSFLSVFFDKYRQFSPEAFVELQQLIQDYNQIRPIDEPFINVLLSKSTGWHNADVFQYILSSANDAPHFSKTNVFYRCCLKATGSVEITSDNILSLFRQLLANNVASGMKYIAHADWVALRDATVNSPQLFSFSNPGERIDLYFKLWKICSPFFISLENFKNYIYKDVKLNYNYSRIYQQMPNIRSDDIEIPEVNLLRRNSAIESYIGYAY, from the coding sequence ATGCTTAGATCCATCACTACCAGTTCAATCAAACAGGGCCAACGGGTTTCTGCCAAGGCATTCCAGCATCAACCTCCAGGTCCTGGCCATCATAAGCCTCAACGTTTTTTCAGCAGCATGGTTgaacagcagcaacagtcccaacaacaacaacaacaaccacAGCAGTCTCGCTCTTCTGGCTCTGCCAAATTTTTCTCCACCGTTCAACCTTCTTCTATGGCAAGTAATGGTTACGCTGGCGTTGCACCTAACAATGAGGCTGGAACCTCATCGGCTGTGACAAATCTCGCTTCTTCCGATCATTTAGATCCAAACTACTACAAGTTGATCCGTGACTTTGATCAGTGCCTTGGTGAAAATTCCACATACGATTTGGCTACTGGCCGTATCTCTGGCGGTGTTGATAAGTTCTGGACTGCAGTGCGTCGCATTATCCCTATTTATCGGAGTTTGGTTTATTCCaatcttttgaaagagaagagaatggCCGAATTTGTCTCTTTGCTACGTAATGGACTTAGAATTCATCGTTTAGAGTTGTccaagatgaaaaagaacttggaCAAAGATGCAAACAATCCTATCAAGGATATCCATCATCTACTCACCTGTGCTATTCGCGAGGTGTCATATAACTTATTGGATGGGTTGGTTGTCATGAATTCCCACGGCTTAACCCATCTTTTCAAGGCTTACAAAGACCTTGGTTTTACTTATGAGGCTGTTCACATCTGGGAAACAGGTAAGAATAGTCGTAAATTGCACCATTTGTTTACTTCCGAGCCTGTATTGGGCTCCATTTTCCCCTTTTTGGTCGAGTCTGGAGATTTCGATTTCCAAGAAGTATGGGATATGTACTCCCGTATCAAGGCTTCTAAAGGTCCCGATGAAAAGCTACATAATGAGTTGCAGGTTGGTATGATTAGGGTttgtcttttcaaaagtAAAACAAACGATGCTCTACAAATCTTCAAGCAGCTAACTGGTGATGTTTATTCTACTTTCAATGCAAAAGGTGTCGACCCCCCAATCAACGTCAAGAGTTATATGACAATGGCTCATCTTTCATTCATTGGGTTCTGCAAGGATATAGATACTGCGGACTACTTTTTTTCGGATGCAGTCTCTGAATCAATGCCTTATTTGACTCCTTTACAGTTGAATTTCAttaagaaatatttggcCAATACTTGGCAGGTGACCCATGATTACCAACGTGTCAAGAAGATATGGCTGATCACCTGGAAGCACTACGAGTCTCGTCGAAcctccaattcttctgtGTCGTCCTCCTTGAACGATTCATTCCTTTCGGTGTTCTTTGACAAGTATAGACAGTTCTCGCCCGAGGCATTTGTTGAATTACAACAGTTGATTCAAGATTACAATCAGATTAGACCAATTGATGAACCTTTTAtcaatgttcttctctccAAATCCACGGGATGGCACAACGCTGACGTATTCCAGTACATTCTTTCTAGTGCAAATGATGCTCCTCACTTCTCTAAAACCAACGTTTTCTACAGGTGCTGCCTAAAAGCTACTGGATCTGTTGAAATCACTTCTGATAACATCTTATCGTTATTTAGACAGTTACTGGCTAATAATGTGGCTTCTGGTATGAAATACATTGCTCACGCTGACTGGGTTGCACTGAGAGATGCCACGGTTAATTCTCCGCAGCTCTTTTCGTTCTCAAACCCCGGAGAGAGAATCGACTTGTACTTCAAACTATGGAAGATTTGCtctccattcttcatctcGCTCGagaacttcaaaaactACATTTATAAGGATGTGAAATTGAACTACAACTATTCCCGAATCTACCAGCAGATGCCTAACATTCGTTCCGACGATATCGAAATCCCTGAAGTGAACCTTTTACGTAGAAACTCTGCCATTGAGAGCTACATTGGTTATGCCTACTAA
- a CDS encoding uncharacterized protein (EggNog:ENOG41), with protein sequence MPISFELLPSKGLGFIKIFDSLYSVVNQLNAQGIRNDIKFMYRRASRLFTVQLMSYRINLFFDSELQVLLFIELNLPQPGEPWNYDLKYEGEVAHKFEFRSIYNKIFGPTFPGHLDKVSMDYYLSYSGICFKFKGLAKELRSAVSQLQGDNIVDDDGSLMQILTGSTYDINCSSICIFRGISWRQASKTLVDILPFPRQPQIYAMKNMIQEVEAGTNDILATEEIDRNGSIVIGDAICYVDERKLEISFAGHPTENSFFISIGNTTMITVFKFLGPPDDFLVKQGSCEEGSCRKNSKIHNYFRYGLDIVYNLCRGTDSVVQKIIMHSNLVHSLEFMRYERLPFSLYRKVSSKVIHYSLTGDFTYLREQMFPENSSDHKPILLDRKEYELNPTHFNSNNLFEFVDFVEADGTNGNSDFKKWGISKLYIIGNCIFEVLQEDDSISSVTLF encoded by the coding sequence ATGCCCATCAGCTTTGAGCTTCTTCCCTCCAAAGGACTTGGCTTTATTAAGATTTTTGATTCTCTGTACTCCGTGGTTAATCAATTGAACGCTCAAGGAATTCGCAATGATATCAAGTTTATGTATCGACGTGCGTCCAGGTTGTTTACAGTTCAATTGATGAGCTATAGAATCAACTTGTTCTTTGATAGCGAGTTGCAggttcttctctttatcgAGCTTAACTTGCCCCAGCCTGGAGAACCGTGGAATTATGATCTAAAGTATGAAGGTGAGGTGGCTCACAAATTTGAGTTCAGATCCATCTATAATAAGATCTTTGGTCCCACTTTCCCCGGCCATTTGGACAAGGTCTCAATGGATTATTACCTGAGCTATTCAGGAATATGCTTTAAGTTCAAAGGCTTGGCCAAAGAGTTGAGGAGTGCTGTTTCTCAGCTTCAAGGTGACAATATAGTGGACGACGATGGTTCATTAATGCAAATTCTCACTGGCTCTACTTATGACATCAATTGTTCTTCTATATGTATATTTCGAGGTATCAGTTGGAGGCAAGCTTCTAAAACACTAGTCGATATCTTACCTTTTCCTAGACAGCCTCAGATATATGCaatgaagaatatgattCAGGAAGTGGAAGCTGGAACCAACGATATATTAGCTACCGAAGAGATCGATAGAAATGGTTCCATAGTAATTGGCGATGCTATCTGTTATGTCGATGAACGAAAGCTAGAGATATCGTTTGCTGGACATCCAACTGAGAACTCATTTTTCATATCAATTGGTAATACTACCATGATAACAGTGTTCAAATTTTTGGGTCCTCCAGATGACTTCTTAGTGAAACAAGGTTCATGTGAAGAAGGCTCCTGCCGAAAGAACTCAAAGATTCATAACTACTTCAGATATGGCTTGGATATAGTGTATAATCTTTGCCGTGGTACAGATAGCGTGGTTCAAAAAATCATAATGCACTCAAACTTGGTTCACTCTTTAGAATTCATGAGGTACGAAAGACTCCCCTTCTCACTTTATCGAAAAGTGTCTTCAAAGGTGATACATTATTCATTAACTGGTGACTTTACCTATCTGCGAGAGCAAATGTTCCCAGAAAACTCCTCTGATCATAAACCCATTCTACTAGATAGGAAAGAGTATGAGTTGAATCCTACCCACTTTAATTCTAATAACTTGTTTGAATTTGTGGACTTTGTTGAGGCAGATGGCACCAATGGTAACAGTgacttcaagaaatgggGTATATCGAAGCTCTATATAATTGGGAACTGCATCTTTGAAGTCCTGcaggaagatgattctaTCTCATCGGTGACATTGTTCTAA